Genomic segment of Trueperaceae bacterium:
ACAAGGGCCGCCTCGGCGAGACCCTGCTGCAGAGCCGGCGGCTGAAGCGCGAGCAGCTCAGGCGCGCGCTCGAGGAACAGACCAAGCTGGGCAGCGTCAAGCCGCTCGGCGAGATCCTCGTCGACCTGGGCTACGTCACGCAGGCCGACGTCGACGAGGCGCTGAACAAGCAGCGGGCCGGCGGCGGCAGGCTCGAGGACACGCTCGTCCAGTCCGGGAAGATCAGCCCCGACATGCTCGCCCGCAGCCTGGCGATGCAGCTCGGCTTCCCGTTCATCGAGGAGAACGTCCAGGTCGACCCCTACGCGGTGAGCCTGGTGCCCGAGGCGACGGCGCGTCGCTACACGGCCATGCCCGTGCGCCTGGAGGGCAACACCCTCGTGGTGGCGATGAAGGACCCGCGCCACGTGTTCGCCCTCGACGACATCCAGCTCATCACCGGCCGCGAGATCCAGCCGGCGGTCGCGACCGAGGAGACGCTCACGCGCCTCCTCAACCGCTACTACCGCGACGGCGCCGACATGGACGAGCTGGCGCGCGCCGTGGTCGAGGAGGTCGCCAGCGGGCGCGCACAGGAGGAGGCCGAGGAGGACAGCTCGGCCATCGACGACAACGCGCTCGTGCGCGTCGTCAACAACATCATCCGCGACGCCATCATCAACGACATCTCCGACATACACATCGAGCCGCGGCCCGAGCGCGTCGTCGTGCGCGTGCGCAAGGACGGCTCCTTGCGCGAGTACATGACGATGCCGAAGGTGACGGCCCCGGCGCTGTCCTCGCGCATCAAGATCATGGGCGGCCTCAACATCGCCGAGCGCAGGCTGCCGCAGGACGGCCGCGTGCGCTTCAGGGACAAGAACCTCGAGGTCGACCTCCGCCTCTCGACGCTGCCCACCGTCTACGGCGAGAAGTCGGTGATGCGCATCCTGAAGAAGGCGACAGACATCCCCGAGATCGAGGACCTCGGCTTCGCCGACTACAACTTCCAGAGCTTCGAGGACCTGATCAAGAAGCCGTACGGCATGTTCCTGATCACCGGCCCCACCGGCTCGGGCAAGTCGTTCACGACGTTCTCGATCCTCAAGCGCATCGCCACGCCAGACGTGAACGTCACGACGATCGAGGACCCCGTCGAGTACGAGATCCCCGGCATCAACCAGACGCAGGTGAACATCAAGGCCGGGCTCGACTTCGCCAGGGCGCTGAGGGCGTTCCTGCGGCAGGACCCGGACATCATCATGGTCGGTGAGATCCGCGACCACGAGACCGCCAAGATCTCCATGGAGGCCGCCCTCACCGGCCACCTGCTCATCGCGACGCTGCACACGAACGACGCCGCCGGCGCCGTCACGCGCCTCACCGAGATGGGCATCGAGCCGTTCAACGTCTCGGCGTCCCTGCTGGGCGTCCTCGCCCAGCGCCTCGTCCGCAAGGTGTGCCAGGACTGCAAGGTCGCCTCGACCCCTGAGCCGGACGTCCTCAGGCGCCTCGGCCTCTCCGACGAGGAGATCAAGGGCAAGGTCCTCTACCGCGGCGTCGGCTGCGAGAAGTGCGGCGGCAGCGGCTACAACGGGCGCCACGCGATCCACGAGCTCCTCGTCGTCGACGACGAGATCAGGACCGCGATCGTCAAGGAGGCGTCGGCGTTCGAGATCAGGGAGCTCGCGATCTCGCGCGGCATGCGGACCCTGCGCGACGACGGCATCCACAAGGCCCTGCAGGGCATCACGACGCTCGAGGAGGTCCTCGCGCGCACCGCCGAGTGAGCCCCTGGCAGGTGTGCGATTCGTCAGAGCACCGTGACAGCGCCGCCCCTATGGTGATGCCCTAGTGAGAGGACCGGAGCGGCGACATGGCTGACCAGACCAGGTCCACGCAGATCCAGATGACCGCTGACGTCGTCGGCGTCGAGGCGAACCACCATGGCTGACCAGATCAGGTCCAC
This window contains:
- a CDS encoding ATPase, T2SS/T4P/T4SS family, which codes for MAVLSIGDKRLGAVLLERGYVTDDALQQAIARHAEVGGRLADILMQLGVISEQRIARAVEESIGIPLVNLPRVDVMADALAKVPATLAAELLAMPFAIDGDRLRVAFVDPLDALLIEEVEDASGCLVEPYQALHKEIMWALATYYPELGLEPPVDVEVDISQRLGNLAVSRGLVTPEQLEAAIAEQQRTGGLLGRILVQSGALDEEQLAQLLAEQMGIAYLPDLDDEPVSDKLGSQLLRLDAVQFSAVPYKMDGDVLVVAIADPRRMADIEAIVNRPVRFVAAPEGAVQKRIDRLYADDKGRLGETLLQSRRLKREQLRRALEEQTKLGSVKPLGEILVDLGYVTQADVDEALNKQRAGGGRLEDTLVQSGKISPDMLARSLAMQLGFPFIEENVQVDPYAVSLVPEATARRYTAMPVRLEGNTLVVAMKDPRHVFALDDIQLITGREIQPAVATEETLTRLLNRYYRDGADMDELARAVVEEVASGRAQEEAEEDSSAIDDNALVRVVNNIIRDAIINDISDIHIEPRPERVVVRVRKDGSLREYMTMPKVTAPALSSRIKIMGGLNIAERRLPQDGRVRFRDKNLEVDLRLSTLPTVYGEKSVMRILKKATDIPEIEDLGFADYNFQSFEDLIKKPYGMFLITGPTGSGKSFTTFSILKRIATPDVNVTTIEDPVEYEIPGINQTQVNIKAGLDFARALRAFLRQDPDIIMVGEIRDHETAKISMEAALTGHLLIATLHTNDAAGAVTRLTEMGIEPFNVSASLLGVLAQRLVRKVCQDCKVASTPEPDVLRRLGLSDEEIKGKVLYRGVGCEKCGGSGYNGRHAIHELLVVDDEIRTAIVKEASAFEIRELAISRGMRTLRDDGIHKALQGITTLEEVLARTAE